A genomic stretch from Eubacterium sulci ATCC 35585 includes:
- a CDS encoding oxidoreductase — MKYALIGCGRIAVNHMKAAINNELEIVAVCDVLEEKMEELLAKYGLEKDESIKRYTDYKKMIEELQPELVSIATESGIHAEIALYCIEKGVNLIIEKPMAMSIEDANKIIDLAEEKNVKVSACHQNRFNVAIQKLRKAVESGRFGKLSHGSIHVRWNRNAGYYEQAPWRGTWEQDGGALMNQCIHGIDLLRWMMGDEIEEIYGATRQQFHDYLEAEDVGMAVIKFKNGAIGTIEGTTNVFPKNLEETLYIFGENGTVKIGGTSTNNIDVWDFAVETEEDQENKGLEEETSNVYGNGHTSLFADVMDAIENDRKPYVDAVAGRNALEVVLSIYKSQKTAAPVKFPLTDFASTDMKGEF; from the coding sequence ATGAAATACGCGCTCATAGGATGCGGAAGAATTGCAGTTAATCACATGAAGGCAGCAATCAACAACGAACTAGAAATCGTTGCGGTTTGCGACGTACTAGAAGAGAAGATGGAAGAGCTTCTTGCAAAGTACGGACTTGAGAAGGATGAGTCAATTAAGAGATACACTGACTACAAGAAGATGATCGAAGAATTGCAACCTGAGCTTGTTAGTATTGCAACCGAAAGCGGAATTCACGCTGAGATTGCTCTGTACTGCATAGAGAAGGGCGTTAACCTTATAATTGAGAAGCCTATGGCTATGAGTATAGAAGATGCTAACAAGATTATTGACCTTGCAGAGGAAAAGAATGTTAAGGTTAGTGCATGCCACCAGAACAGATTTAATGTAGCTATTCAGAAGCTTCGCAAGGCTGTTGAATCAGGTAGATTTGGCAAGCTTTCACACGGATCAATCCATGTAAGATGGAATAGAAACGCTGGATACTATGAGCAGGCTCCATGGAGAGGAACATGGGAACAGGACGGAGGAGCTCTTATGAACCAGTGCATCCACGGGATCGATCTTTTAAGATGGATGATGGGCGATGAGATTGAAGAAATCTACGGAGCGACAAGACAGCAGTTCCACGACTACCTAGAGGCGGAGGATGTTGGAATGGCCGTAATCAAGTTTAAGAATGGTGCAATTGGAACCATCGAGGGAACAACAAATGTATTTCCTAAGAATCTAGAAGAGACTCTGTACATCTTCGGCGAGAATGGAACTGTTAAGATTGGTGGAACTTCAACAAACAATATCGATGTTTGGGACTTTGCTGTTGAGACTGAAGAGGATCAGGAGAACAAGGGTCTTGAGGAAGAGACAAGCAATGTTTACGGAAACGGTCACACTAGTCTTTTTGCTGATGTGATGGACGCTATAGAAAATGACAGAAAGCCATATGTTGATGCTGTTGCAGGAAGAAATGCACTTGAGGTTGTGCTTTCAATCTACAAGAGCCAGAAAACAGCTGCACCTGTTAAGTTCCCACTTACAGATTTTGCTTCAACAGATATGAAAGGCGAGTTCTAG
- a CDS encoding UDP-N-acetylglucosamine 4,6-dehydratase encodes MILDAVIIVLGAFFAIALRFDISELPAEYMDNVLKSTPVYIAITIAIMLVFRLYNRVWSYASMKELMDIFKASFVIEALIISFHVLMQYDMPRSYYPMHFIAIVFMFAVLRFSKQLYRSIRGTYGESKINKFILVIGAGSAASILIKDINKTGSTSKIVCAVDDNVNKKGKMLMGVPIVGTRDDVKRAVKKYNVNEIIIAMPSAASEDIKKIIAICQETKLPVKILPSVAKSLSSSIVRELRAISYEDLLGRDAIEVDATGINNFIKDKTILITGGGGSIGSELCRQVIRYEPKKLIIFDIYENNAYEIQMELERHCPYAEIITLIGSIRDYDRLEAMFAEYRPQIVYHAAAHKHVPLMEDSPNEAIKNNCLGTLNVVKLADKYLVDNFTLISTDKAVRPTNIMGASKRICEMIVQVYARKSEHTRYSAVRFGNVLGSNGSVIPLFLKQIEEGGPVTVTHKDIRRFFMTIPEAVSLVLQASLFAKGGEIFVLDMGEPVKIYELAENLIKMKGFRPHQDIEIEVVGLRPGEKLYEEVLMDEEGLNKTENNMIFVGQPIKMDDDEFLTSLDTLIRESEKNDGNIKGLVEGVCKTYTITENKKTQF; translated from the coding sequence ATGATTTTGGATGCCGTCATCATTGTGCTCGGCGCCTTTTTCGCCATAGCGCTGCGATTTGACATCAGCGAGCTTCCGGCTGAATACATGGATAATGTGCTTAAATCTACACCAGTATATATTGCCATAACCATAGCTATAATGCTTGTGTTTAGGCTATATAACAGAGTTTGGAGCTACGCATCCATGAAGGAACTGATGGATATATTTAAGGCGTCTTTTGTAATAGAGGCTTTGATTATATCATTCCATGTACTCATGCAGTATGATATGCCGAGAAGTTACTACCCGATGCACTTTATTGCAATCGTATTTATGTTTGCAGTGCTTAGGTTTAGTAAGCAACTTTATAGAAGTATCAGAGGAACCTACGGAGAGAGTAAGATAAACAAGTTTATTCTTGTAATTGGCGCAGGGTCAGCTGCTTCAATTTTGATTAAGGACATCAACAAAACAGGATCAACATCCAAGATTGTTTGCGCTGTAGATGACAATGTAAACAAGAAGGGCAAAATGCTGATGGGCGTTCCAATTGTAGGAACTAGAGATGATGTTAAACGCGCTGTGAAGAAGTACAACGTGAATGAAATCATCATTGCTATGCCATCTGCAGCTTCTGAGGATATCAAAAAGATAATCGCGATTTGCCAAGAGACCAAGCTTCCTGTCAAAATCCTTCCATCCGTAGCTAAGAGTCTATCATCATCAATTGTTAGAGAGCTGAGAGCAATAAGCTACGAAGACCTCCTCGGAAGAGATGCGATAGAGGTCGATGCTACAGGAATCAATAATTTCATCAAAGATAAGACTATTCTTATCACTGGCGGTGGTGGTTCTATTGGATCTGAGCTATGCAGACAGGTGATTAGATATGAGCCAAAGAAGCTTATTATCTTTGATATATATGAGAACAATGCCTACGAAATTCAGATGGAACTCGAGAGACATTGTCCATATGCAGAGATTATAACTTTGATAGGCTCTATTAGAGACTATGACAGACTCGAGGCAATGTTCGCTGAGTACAGGCCGCAAATCGTATATCACGCTGCTGCACATAAACATGTGCCTTTGATGGAGGATTCTCCAAACGAGGCGATTAAGAATAACTGCCTTGGCACGCTCAATGTAGTTAAGCTAGCGGATAAGTATCTTGTAGATAACTTTACTTTGATTTCGACAGATAAAGCGGTTAGACCTACGAATATCATGGGTGCATCCAAGAGAATTTGCGAGATGATAGTTCAGGTTTACGCGCGTAAATCAGAGCATACAAGATATTCTGCAGTAAGGTTTGGAAACGTACTTGGAAGTAACGGTTCAGTAATCCCGCTATTTCTCAAGCAAATCGAGGAAGGCGGTCCAGTTACAGTCACCCATAAGGACATCAGAAGATTTTTCATGACAATACCTGAGGCGGTTTCTCTGGTTCTTCAGGCAAGTCTATTTGCGAAGGGTGGAGAAATTTTTGTTCTTGATATGGGTGAACCAGTCAAGATATATGAGCTTGCTGAGAACCTTATCAAAATGAAGGGATTCAGGCCTCATCAGGACATTGAGATAGAGGTCGTTGGCCTGAGACCTGGCGAAAAACTCTACGAAGAAGTTTTGATGGATGAAGAAGGACTAAACAAGACAGAAAATAATATGATTTTTGTTGGACAGCCAATCAAGATGGACGACGATGAGTTTTTGACTAGTTTAGATACTCTTATTAGGGAATCTGAGAAGAACGACGGAAATATCAAAGGGCTTGTAGAAGGCGTTTGCAAGACTTACACGATAACTGAAAATAAGAAAACTCAGTTTTAG
- a CDS encoding aminotransferase DegT encodes MQDFMSKEIPHKLEKKVWLSSPTIYQESMDYMREAYETNWMSTVGANINELERLVAEKVKTKDAVALASGTSALHLAIKLAGVKQGDKVFCSDMTFSATVNPVLYEGGVPVFIDSEYDTWNMDPVALEKAFELYPEVKIVVIAHLYGTPAKMDEIRAICKRHGAIIVEDAAESFGATYKGKQTGSLGSYNAISFNGNKIITGSSGGMLLTDDKKAGEKVRKWSTQARESAAWYQHEEVGYNYRMSNVIAGVARGQMPYLEKHIEQKKAIYERYKEGFKGLPISMNPFDEKNSEPNYWLSCAIIDESAMCKQVRSDSEALYISEQGKTCPTEILEHLAEINAEGRPIWKPMHAQPIFRMNPFITREGSGRGATNAYISGGTIGKDGSPLDVSMDIFHRGLCLPSDNKMTAEEQEIIIETIRNCFE; translated from the coding sequence ATGCAGGATTTTATGTCAAAGGAAATACCACATAAGTTAGAGAAGAAGGTATGGCTATCAAGTCCTACAATCTATCAGGAATCAATGGATTACATGAGAGAAGCCTATGAAACGAACTGGATGTCAACAGTTGGAGCAAATATAAATGAGCTTGAGCGTCTAGTTGCAGAAAAGGTGAAGACCAAGGATGCTGTTGCTCTAGCATCGGGAACATCGGCACTTCATCTAGCAATCAAACTAGCAGGGGTAAAGCAGGGCGATAAAGTTTTCTGCTCTGATATGACTTTCTCAGCTACAGTAAATCCTGTGCTCTATGAGGGCGGAGTTCCGGTTTTCATTGACTCTGAGTACGATACATGGAATATGGATCCAGTTGCTCTTGAGAAAGCCTTTGAACTATATCCTGAGGTTAAGATTGTTGTCATAGCGCACCTATATGGAACCCCAGCAAAGATGGACGAAATCAGAGCAATCTGCAAAAGACATGGTGCGATAATTGTTGAAGATGCTGCGGAATCATTTGGAGCAACCTACAAGGGTAAGCAAACGGGAAGTTTAGGAAGTTATAACGCAATCAGCTTTAATGGTAACAAGATAATCACTGGTTCTTCAGGTGGTATGCTTCTTACAGACGATAAGAAGGCTGGTGAAAAAGTGAGAAAGTGGTCAACTCAGGCTAGAGAATCGGCAGCTTGGTATCAACATGAGGAAGTAGGCTACAATTACAGAATGAGTAATGTGATTGCTGGTGTTGCAAGAGGTCAGATGCCATATCTTGAAAAGCATATCGAGCAAAAAAAGGCAATCTACGAAAGATACAAAGAAGGGTTCAAAGGCCTTCCTATTTCGATGAATCCTTTTGATGAGAAGAACAGTGAGCCTAACTACTGGCTCTCATGTGCAATCATTGACGAGTCTGCGATGTGCAAACAGGTGAGAAGCGATTCTGAAGCACTCTATATAAGCGAGCAAGGAAAGACCTGCCCAACAGAAATTCTCGAGCACCTAGCAGAGATAAATGCAGAGGGACGTCCAATATGGAAACCAATGCATGCGCAACCAATCTTTAGAATGAATCCTTTCATAACTAGAGAAGGAAGTGGCAGAGGTGCTACAAATGCGTATATATCAGGTGGTACAATAGGTAAAGATGGAAGTCCTTTAGATGTATCTATGGATATATTCCACAGAGGACTTTGCCTTCCAAGCGACAATAAGATGACGGCAGAAGAGCAGGAAATAATTATCGAAACGATTCGAAACTGCTTTGAATAA
- a CDS encoding UDP-N-acetyl-D-glucosamine dehydrogenase, whose amino-acid sequence MKETLIKKIENHEIVVGVVGLGYVGLPLAVEKAKAGFKTIGFDVQQEKVDLVNQGHNYIGDVVDDDLVELVNAKQLSATSDFSFVKDVDFIAICVPTPLDSHQQPDISYVKDSTIAISKHLKPGTMVVLESTTYPGTTEELIKPILEEGSGLTCGEDFYLGFSPERVDPGNKQFKTKNTPKVVGAIGKDATEVIAKMYREVLVGDVHEVSSPAVAEMEKILENTYRNINIGLVNELAILCDRMNISLWEVVDAAKTKPYGFQAFYPGPGLGGHCIPLDPYYLTWKAREYGFHTSMIEASMMINDKMPEYCVDRAAKVLNRAKKALNGSKVLVLGVAYKADIDDYRESPAIDVIEILQREGANVDFFDPYIPKFRAHGKEYVGIADISPEVISNYDIVFVAAAHTNVDYDMIEQNAQAIFDSKNAMKDVKNREKIEVL is encoded by the coding sequence ATTAAAGAAACCCTTATTAAAAAAATTGAAAATCATGAGATAGTTGTAGGTGTTGTAGGTCTTGGTTATGTAGGTCTTCCGCTTGCAGTAGAAAAGGCAAAGGCTGGATTTAAGACAATAGGTTTTGATGTACAGCAGGAGAAGGTTGACCTTGTTAATCAGGGACACAACTACATAGGAGACGTAGTTGATGACGACCTAGTTGAGCTTGTAAACGCAAAACAGCTTTCTGCAACGAGTGATTTTTCCTTTGTGAAGGATGTTGACTTTATTGCTATCTGTGTTCCAACACCGTTAGATTCACATCAGCAGCCAGATATCAGCTATGTTAAGGATTCAACAATAGCTATTTCTAAGCACCTAAAGCCAGGCACAATGGTTGTTCTAGAGTCAACAACATACCCGGGAACAACAGAGGAACTTATCAAACCTATCCTAGAAGAAGGTTCAGGACTAACATGCGGGGAAGACTTCTACCTTGGTTTCTCACCTGAGAGAGTTGACCCAGGTAACAAGCAGTTTAAGACAAAGAATACTCCTAAGGTTGTTGGAGCTATTGGCAAAGATGCAACAGAGGTTATTGCTAAGATGTACCGCGAGGTTCTCGTCGGCGATGTACACGAGGTTTCATCACCAGCAGTAGCTGAGATGGAGAAAATCCTTGAGAACACTTACAGAAATATTAATATAGGACTTGTTAATGAACTTGCTATTCTTTGCGATAGAATGAATATCAGTCTTTGGGAAGTTGTAGATGCAGCGAAGACAAAGCCATATGGATTCCAGGCTTTTTATCCAGGTCCTGGTCTAGGCGGACACTGCATACCACTTGACCCATACTACCTAACATGGAAGGCTAGAGAGTATGGTTTCCATACATCTATGATAGAAGCATCGATGATGATTAACGATAAGATGCCTGAGTACTGTGTAGATAGAGCAGCTAAGGTATTGAATCGTGCAAAGAAAGCTTTGAACGGATCAAAGGTACTAGTTCTAGGTGTTGCCTATAAGGCTGATATCGATGACTATAGAGAGAGCCCAGCTATCGATGTAATAGAGATTCTTCAGCGCGAGGGCGCTAATGTAGACTTCTTTGACCCTTATATTCCAAAGTTCAGAGCACATGGTAAGGAGTATGTGGGAATAGCTGATATTAGCCCTGAAGTCATCTCAAACTACGACATAGTATTTGTTGCAGCAGCTCATACAAATGTTGACTATGACATGATTGAGCAGAATGCACAGGCAATTTTTGATTCAAAGAATGCAATGAAGGATGTTAAGAACAGAGAAAAGATTGAGGTTCTTTAA